In Citrus sinensis cultivar Valencia sweet orange chromosome 2, DVS_A1.0, whole genome shotgun sequence, a single genomic region encodes these proteins:
- the LOC102607499 gene encoding uncharacterized protein LOC102607499, translating to MAMSVSIVAVVTALHLIAFVFAVGAERRRSTAKVVPDQYDEMTYCVYSTDASTVYGLSAFGLLLISQAVVNGVTRCLCFGKGLVTGTSSTTWAVFFFIVSWVSFLGAEACLLAGSARNAYHTKYRKIFGGGDLSCATLRKGVFAAGAALTLLSLAGSILYYWAHTRADTGGWEKHRNEGLGMAMQQQQPGNDFEKA from the exons ATGGCAATGTCAGTCTCCATTGTAGCCGTCGTGACGGCCCTCCACCTCATCGCCTTCGTTTTCGCTGTCGGAGCTGAACGACGCCGTAGCACT GCTAAGGTGGTGCCGGATCAGTACGATGAGATGACGTACTGCGTGTACAGTACGGACGCGTCGACGGTTTACGGATTATCGGCGTTTGGGCTGCTGCTTATAAGTCAAGCGGTGGTTAACGGCGTTACTAGGTGTCTTTGCTTCGGTAAAGGGCTTGTCACTGGCACCTCTTCCACTACTTGGGCCGTTTTCTTCTTCATCGTTTCTTG GGTTAGCTTTTTGGGGGCCGAGGCATGCTTATTGGCCGGCTCAGCAAGGAATGCATACCACACCAAATACCGAAAAATCTTTGGTGGAGGTGACTTGTCTTGTGCTACTCTACGCAAAGGCGTGTTTGCTGCTGGGGCTGCTTTAACATTGTTGTCGCTGGCAGGATCAATCCTTTATTACTGGGCTCACACAAGGGCTGATACTGGTGGATGGGAGAAGCACCGAAATGAAGGCCTGGGCATGGCtatgcagcagcagcaacctGGCAATGACTTTGAGAAAGCTTAA
- the LOC102607790 gene encoding non-specific lipid-transfer protein 2 encodes MKISYAAICIVFVLLLSEAELSMGAMTCNPLELSPCASAITGANAPSAICCSKLKEQRICLCQYMKDPNLRKFVNSPNARKVATVCGSPFPRC; translated from the coding sequence ATGAAGATTTCATATGCAGCAATTTGCATTGTGTTTGTTCTGCTTCTAAGTGAAGCAGAATTGTCTATGGGAGCCATGACTTGCAACCCGTTGGAGCTGAGCCCGTGTGCCAGTGCAATCACTGGTGCAAATGCCCCCTCGGCAATTTGTTGCAGCAAATTGAAGGAGCAAAGGATTTGCCTTTGCCAGTATATGAAGGATCCAAACTTGCGAAAGTTTGTAAACTCTCCTAATGCTAGAAAAGTTGCTACCGTTTGTGGCTCCCCTTTTCCCCGCTGCTAG